A genomic window from Acidobacteriota bacterium includes:
- a CDS encoding glycosyltransferase family 39 protein: MSASAPDQLSSSSPTHRYRWWVGGLLLFAFAVRLLAWLPFAPVEDLRGDESYYVRMAESIAAGEGHPGSFRPPLYPTLMAVVLRLGGGLDAIRLVQILLSTALVAGVYDLARRRFGPAAGLAAGLACALQPALVHYSHFLWSEGLAAALLVLTLWLLERWRTSRQRGFLLAAGAALGLTALTKEVWLFFTAVGALWVVWQLAPGSDRLSFRQIPQTLRAGLRQGWKPALLFCAAAAAVVLPWTVRNTAVHGAPVVISTCRWMPIAVGNLLPEDDWLLGDGLGGPLRKAAPEGMSELEAEAYWRQIALESIGAEQPAWLFKKLARNNVRLWSVHSQTVRFVENEWIPGLSRSTAVVLLSTEVGLYLLLMVAALAGLWLVPDPHFKPLMLAALLLTIGVHVLANAIPRFHVPILPLLMLYAGALLGALSGSVGLLSRAQRWRWAGAAATVGLFLLLVAAGWQRSMEPAFKALEKL, translated from the coding sequence ATGTCCGCATCAGCTCCAGATCAGCTTTCTTCATCCTCACCGACCCACCGGTACCGCTGGTGGGTCGGTGGGCTGTTGCTCTTCGCCTTCGCCGTCCGTCTCCTGGCCTGGCTACCCTTCGCGCCAGTGGAGGATCTGCGCGGCGACGAGTCCTACTATGTGCGCATGGCCGAGTCCATCGCCGCCGGCGAGGGCCACCCAGGCTCCTTCCGCCCCCCCCTCTATCCGACCCTGATGGCCGTCGTGCTGCGCCTTGGCGGCGGCCTCGACGCTATACGGCTGGTGCAGATTCTGCTCTCCACGGCGCTGGTGGCGGGAGTCTACGACCTCGCCCGGCGCCGCTTCGGCCCAGCGGCAGGCCTCGCCGCTGGTCTGGCCTGCGCGCTGCAGCCGGCGCTGGTGCACTACAGCCACTTCCTATGGTCGGAGGGACTGGCGGCAGCGCTGCTGGTACTCACCCTGTGGCTGCTGGAGCGCTGGCGTACGAGCCGGCAGCGGGGCTTCCTCCTCGCCGCCGGCGCCGCCCTCGGCCTCACCGCCCTGACCAAGGAGGTCTGGCTCTTCTTCACCGCCGTGGGCGCGCTGTGGGTCGTCTGGCAGCTCGCCCCGGGGAGCGACCGGCTCTCGTTCCGCCAGATCCCCCAAACGCTACGAGCGGGCCTGCGCCAAGGCTGGAAGCCGGCCCTCCTCTTCTGCGCCGCCGCCGCGGCGGTGGTGCTGCCATGGACGGTGCGCAACACCGCGGTCCACGGCGCGCCGGTGGTGATCTCCACCTGCCGCTGGATGCCCATCGCCGTGGGCAATCTGCTGCCGGAAGACGACTGGCTGCTAGGGGACGGTCTGGGCGGTCCTCTGCGCAAGGCGGCACCGGAGGGTATGAGCGAGCTGGAGGCGGAAGCCTATTGGCGGCAGATCGCGCTGGAGTCCATCGGCGCCGAGCAGCCCGCTTGGCTGTTCAAGAAGCTGGCGCGCAACAATGTGCGCCTGTGGTCGGTGCACAGCCAGACAGTGCGCTTCGTGGAGAATGAGTGGATCCCCGGCCTCTCCCGCTCCACCGCCGTGGTCCTGCTGAGCACCGAAGTGGGCCTCTACCTGCTGTTGATGGTGGCCGCCTTAGCCGGCCTGTGGCTGGTGCCGGATCCTCATTTCAAACCGCTGATGCTGGCGGCGCTGCTGCTCACCATCGGGGTGCACGTGCTGGCCAACGCCATCCCCCGCTTCCACGTACCGATATTGCCCCTGCTGATGCTCTACGCGGGTGCTCTACTGGGTGCCCTTTCCGGCTCCGTTGGCTTGTTGAGCAGGGCTCAGCGATGGCGCTGGGCCGGTGCAGCCGCTACCGTGGGACTCTTCCTGCTCCTCGTAGCGGCGGGCTGGCAGCGCAGCATGGAGCCCGCCTTCAAAGCTCTGGAGAAGTTATGA
- a CDS encoding CehA/McbA family metallohydrolase has protein sequence MTAASRWIDAGLWSKGLLLGSLLTGMVLLAACGAPEPESTASSGRYYSVQLHLHGSLSEGVGTMAGQTRAAQELGGVDVLWWTDHDWRIARHTFVDSFDFDQLRRRVPIPHRGAPWSKRPRKILTAWHRRDGGEALAVAEQEISREALQGDGALELTARARPGELSWGWTGGEVDASGGRYTRPLSSEVTVELAVRPETALGENAQLEIRLALSRQEEGLAELVYRVGETGPRRRRTQGGKVVGVVPVAAPPEQWTRLTLPVSQDAQELDLGDGDNSLRRVDVRLWVRRGAEARVLVDDLRLQTLRDGTAVLALEEERAQELEAASGIVQHVGLEISYGVHFNAFLPRVELPDFDTFPHGMEPQATVDWVHERGGVVSYNHIFGAGDEPEEEVQEELAQRGELAVRERLYGADLLEVGYPQRVLPLSQHLAVWDRLSAAGTVVTGIGTSDSHDQDEGWRGGNNFLTWVWAKDTSRPGLIEGLRCGRAFFADPARFRGTLELTTADGRPMGQVIEPNGASQELVLEATGLPTNSRIRWIVDGRVAQEETSAAGQDAGGPTSNGPGDGSPRIYRSELLTTVGDPGFIRVEVWQGGRGLAFTNPLYFQSPASAPASSDPSNPLPSCRTQR, from the coding sequence ATGACCGCCGCTTCCCGATGGATCGACGCGGGTCTATGGTCGAAGGGCCTGTTGTTGGGGAGCCTGCTGACGGGGATGGTCCTCCTCGCCGCCTGCGGAGCCCCCGAGCCGGAGTCGACGGCGTCATCCGGCCGCTATTACTCGGTGCAGCTGCACCTTCACGGCAGCCTCAGCGAAGGTGTCGGCACCATGGCCGGACAGACCCGCGCGGCCCAGGAGCTGGGCGGTGTCGACGTCCTGTGGTGGACCGATCACGACTGGCGCATCGCCCGCCACACCTTCGTCGACAGCTTCGACTTCGATCAGCTGCGCCGGCGCGTCCCCATCCCCCATCGCGGCGCCCCCTGGAGCAAGCGCCCGCGCAAGATCCTCACCGCCTGGCATCGCCGGGACGGCGGCGAGGCGCTGGCGGTGGCGGAGCAGGAGATCAGCCGTGAGGCACTCCAGGGCGACGGCGCGCTGGAACTGACCGCCCGCGCCCGCCCCGGCGAGCTCTCCTGGGGCTGGACCGGCGGCGAGGTGGACGCCAGCGGCGGCCGCTACACCCGCCCGCTGAGCTCCGAGGTCACCGTCGAGCTGGCGGTGCGGCCGGAGACGGCGCTGGGGGAGAACGCTCAGCTGGAGATCCGCCTGGCCCTGTCGCGGCAGGAAGAAGGACTGGCGGAGCTGGTGTACCGGGTCGGCGAGACCGGCCCCCGGCGGCGGCGAACCCAAGGCGGCAAGGTGGTGGGCGTGGTACCGGTGGCAGCGCCCCCGGAGCAGTGGACCCGCCTGACCCTGCCGGTGTCCCAGGATGCCCAGGAGCTGGACCTGGGCGACGGGGACAACAGCCTGCGGCGGGTCGACGTGCGACTCTGGGTGCGCCGAGGCGCCGAGGCGCGGGTCCTGGTGGACGACTTGCGCCTCCAAACCCTGCGGGACGGCACGGCGGTCCTCGCCTTGGAAGAGGAGAGGGCGCAAGAGCTGGAGGCGGCGTCGGGCATCGTCCAGCACGTGGGCCTGGAAATCAGCTACGGAGTCCACTTCAACGCCTTTCTGCCACGGGTGGAGCTACCGGATTTCGACACGTTCCCCCACGGCATGGAGCCCCAGGCAACCGTCGACTGGGTGCACGAACGGGGCGGGGTGGTGAGCTACAATCACATCTTCGGCGCCGGCGACGAGCCGGAGGAAGAGGTTCAGGAAGAGCTCGCCCAGCGCGGTGAGCTCGCCGTCCGGGAACGCCTCTACGGCGCCGACCTGCTGGAGGTGGGGTATCCGCAACGAGTGCTGCCGCTGTCCCAGCACCTGGCGGTGTGGGACCGGCTGAGCGCCGCCGGCACCGTGGTCACGGGGATCGGCACCAGCGACTCCCACGACCAAGACGAGGGCTGGCGAGGAGGCAACAATTTCCTGACCTGGGTGTGGGCGAAGGACACCAGCCGCCCGGGGCTCATCGAGGGATTGCGGTGCGGCCGCGCCTTCTTCGCCGATCCGGCCCGCTTCCGCGGCACCCTGGAGCTGACCACCGCCGACGGACGCCCCATGGGCCAGGTCATCGAGCCCAACGGCGCGTCCCAAGAGCTGGTACTGGAAGCCACGGGCTTGCCCACCAACAGCCGTATCCGCTGGATCGTCGACGGGCGAGTGGCTCAGGAAGAGACCTCGGCGGCCGGGCAGGACGCCGGTGGTCCAACCAGCAACGGGCCCGGCGACGGGAGCCCAAGGATCTATCGTTCCGAGCTGTTGACCACGGTGGGGGATCCGGGATTCATCCGGGTGGAGGTCTGGCAGGGAGGCCGCGGCCTGGCCTTCACCAACCCGCTCTATTTCCAAAGCCCGGCTTCGGCCCCCGCGTCCTCCGACCCATCGAATCCACTGCCCTCCTGTCGAACCCAAAGATGA
- the pilB gene encoding type IV-A pilus assembly ATPase PilB — protein MAIQERFGEALLSAGKIDKSQLKQALQHQKEHGGRLGAALVSLGLLTEAELTEFLSKHFGVPAVDLTNMEVDESVIGIIPADIARKYTVLPVSKAGAKVTLAMSDPSNVFAMDDIKFMTGYQVQPVLASDNAIRTAIDSYYGSTHAVELKKVMDDLTEEDESDLEVLEEDEDLDLSSLEEESETAPVVKLVNLVLTDAIKRGASDIHVEPYEKEFRVRYRIDGILYEVMRPPLKLREAITSRAKIMAKLDIAEKRLPQDGRIKIRTRISGKIKSLDYRVSVLPTLFGEKIVMRLLDQDNLMLDLTKLGFEPDSLRSFEQAILKPYGMVLVTGPTGSGKTNTLYSALSRINTPEVNIMTAEDPVEFNLPGINQVQMKEQIGLNFASTLRSFLRQDPNIILVGEIRDFETAEVAIKAAMTGHLVLSTLHTNDAPSSISRMMNMGIEPFLVATSVHMVVAQRLVRRVCSYCKEPSEAPPAALVNVGFNEREAKGLKLFRGRGCDRCNGTGYKGRVGLYEVMGVGDDMREMILSGASSYELRQRAIELGMLTLRQSGLQKIRDGVTTIEEVVRETVA, from the coding sequence ATGGCAATACAAGAAAGATTCGGCGAGGCGCTGCTCAGCGCCGGCAAGATCGACAAGAGCCAGCTGAAGCAGGCCCTGCAGCATCAGAAGGAGCACGGCGGGCGCCTGGGCGCCGCGCTGGTCAGCCTGGGCCTGCTCACCGAAGCCGAGCTCACCGAGTTCCTCTCCAAGCACTTCGGTGTTCCGGCGGTAGATCTCACCAACATGGAAGTCGACGAGTCGGTGATCGGCATCATCCCCGCCGACATTGCGCGCAAGTACACGGTCCTGCCGGTCTCCAAGGCGGGAGCGAAGGTGACGCTGGCGATGAGCGATCCCAGCAACGTCTTCGCCATGGACGACATCAAGTTCATGACCGGCTACCAGGTGCAGCCGGTGCTGGCTTCGGACAACGCCATCCGCACCGCCATCGACAGCTACTACGGCAGCACCCACGCCGTCGAGCTCAAGAAGGTCATGGACGACCTGACGGAGGAAGACGAGTCGGACCTGGAGGTGCTGGAGGAAGACGAGGATCTGGATCTCTCCAGCCTCGAGGAGGAGTCGGAGACGGCGCCGGTGGTCAAGCTGGTGAACCTGGTGCTCACCGACGCCATCAAGCGCGGCGCCTCGGACATCCACGTCGAGCCCTACGAGAAGGAATTCCGCGTCCGCTACCGCATCGACGGCATTCTCTACGAAGTGATGCGGCCGCCCCTCAAGCTGCGCGAGGCGATCACCAGCCGCGCCAAGATCATGGCCAAGCTGGACATCGCCGAGAAGCGGCTTCCCCAGGACGGCCGCATCAAGATCCGCACCCGCATCTCCGGCAAGATCAAGTCCCTGGACTACCGAGTCTCGGTGCTGCCGACGCTCTTCGGCGAGAAGATCGTCATGCGGCTGCTGGACCAGGACAACCTGATGCTCGACCTCACCAAGTTGGGGTTCGAGCCGGACTCCCTGCGCTCCTTCGAGCAAGCCATTTTGAAGCCCTACGGCATGGTTCTGGTCACCGGCCCCACGGGTTCGGGCAAGACCAACACGCTGTACTCCGCCCTCTCCCGCATCAACACCCCGGAGGTCAACATCATGACCGCCGAGGATCCGGTGGAGTTCAACCTGCCGGGCATCAACCAGGTGCAGATGAAGGAGCAGATCGGCCTCAACTTCGCCTCGACCCTGCGCTCCTTCCTGCGCCAGGACCCGAACATCATCCTGGTGGGTGAGATCCGCGACTTCGAAACCGCCGAGGTCGCCATCAAGGCCGCCATGACCGGTCACTTGGTGCTCTCCACCCTACACACCAACGACGCTCCGTCGTCCATCAGCCGCATGATGAACATGGGTATCGAACCCTTCCTGGTGGCCACCTCGGTGCATATGGTGGTGGCCCAGCGTCTGGTGCGGCGCGTGTGCAGCTACTGCAAGGAGCCTTCGGAGGCACCGCCGGCGGCGCTGGTCAACGTCGGCTTCAACGAGCGCGAGGCCAAGGGGCTGAAGCTCTTCCGGGGCCGCGGCTGCGACCGCTGCAACGGTACCGGCTACAAGGGCCGCGTCGGCCTCTACGAGGTGATGGGCGTGGGCGACGACATGCGCGAGATGATCCTCTCCGGCGCCAGCTCCTACGAGCTGCGCCAGCGCGCCATCGAGCTGGGCATGCTCACCCTGCGCCAGAGTGGTTTGCAGAAGATCCGCGACGGCGTCACCACCATCGAAGAGGTGGTGCGCGAGACGGTAGCCTAG
- a CDS encoding arylsulfotransferase family protein yields the protein MMPTLRQISLPSVSMLLLAGVLFACGPAPSGAPQDTPPTEPDSAAASPGAVDPQDLDALRALPYAGGAGAADPNLQKVTVFDPQRSFPGYNLVVIEEDCAAELISPRGKVVHRWEKSPCAHWGHAELLEDNTLLVIATEGKVTTERARSAAAKSDEDEVDDEDAEEAESTPGSSATGRKSRVLMKLNWDGGVLWKRQLRAHHEMDVLPDGRIAVLTSRRRWDESIHPTARIHDNRIQLLSADGEKLESASILDLLRSQPERFQLQKVEAREKEDGVESIGLLHCNGLEWLTPSPELAAEDALYSPDNLLLTCRHQDVVAIIDWPRRELLWAWGQGEISGPHDATLLDNGHVLLFDNGLGRGWSRVVEIDPRTDEIVWEYRAPELYTIARGSSQRLPNGNTLLAESEDGRALEVTPDGEVVWEYYSPHVDDDGQRAILPKIRRLAPDRVAQLPRGSRS from the coding sequence ATGATGCCGACTTTGCGCCAGATCTCGCTGCCGTCCGTCTCGATGCTCCTCCTCGCGGGCGTGCTCTTCGCCTGCGGTCCCGCTCCCTCCGGAGCTCCGCAAGACACTCCGCCGACGGAACCGGACAGCGCCGCGGCGAGCCCCGGAGCCGTCGACCCCCAGGACCTGGATGCTCTACGCGCCCTGCCCTACGCTGGCGGTGCCGGCGCCGCCGATCCGAATCTCCAGAAGGTGACCGTCTTCGACCCGCAGCGCTCTTTCCCCGGCTACAACCTGGTGGTGATTGAAGAGGACTGCGCCGCCGAGCTCATAAGCCCCCGAGGCAAGGTCGTGCACCGCTGGGAGAAGTCCCCCTGCGCTCATTGGGGCCACGCGGAGCTGCTGGAGGACAACACCCTGCTGGTCATCGCAACCGAGGGCAAGGTCACCACCGAGAGAGCCCGCTCCGCCGCAGCGAAGTCGGACGAGGACGAGGTCGACGACGAGGACGCGGAAGAGGCCGAATCCACCCCCGGGAGCTCGGCCACTGGCCGCAAGAGCCGCGTATTGATGAAGCTGAATTGGGACGGCGGGGTGCTGTGGAAGCGGCAGCTGCGGGCCCATCACGAGATGGACGTGCTCCCCGACGGAAGGATCGCCGTGCTCACCTCCCGGCGCCGCTGGGACGAGAGCATCCACCCCACCGCCCGCATCCACGACAACCGCATCCAGCTCTTGAGCGCCGACGGCGAGAAGCTTGAGAGTGCTTCCATCCTCGACCTGCTGCGCAGCCAGCCGGAGCGCTTTCAGCTCCAGAAGGTGGAGGCGCGGGAGAAGGAGGACGGCGTCGAGAGCATCGGGCTGCTGCACTGCAACGGCCTCGAATGGCTGACACCGTCGCCGGAGCTCGCCGCCGAAGATGCCCTCTACAGCCCGGACAACCTGCTCCTCACCTGCCGCCACCAGGACGTCGTGGCGATCATCGACTGGCCCCGGCGCGAGCTCCTGTGGGCCTGGGGGCAGGGAGAGATCTCCGGACCCCACGACGCCACGCTACTGGACAACGGCCACGTCCTGCTCTTCGACAACGGTCTGGGGCGAGGGTGGTCGCGGGTGGTGGAGATCGACCCCCGCACCGACGAGATCGTCTGGGAGTACCGGGCGCCGGAGCTCTACACCATCGCCCGGGGCTCCAGCCAGCGGCTGCCCAACGGCAACACCCTCCTCGCCGAATCGGAGGACGGCCGAGCGCTGGAGGTGACCCCCGACGGTGAAGTGGTGTGGGAGTACTACAGCCCCCACGTCGACGACGACGGCCAGCGGGCCATCCTCCCCAAGATCCGCCGGCTGGCACCGGATCGGGTCGCCCAGCTGCCCCGGGGAAGTCGCTCTTGA
- a CDS encoding Ig-like domain-containing protein gives MRPRFLFSALILGLVTLGWPGLAFAASVPDARDDQVSGSPGQSFLIDVLANDTDADGKALYVVDVTTGCAGTVTNLGDGTLLYESVAGESSCQITYSVTDTPNATGVDDTAVVVVDFPFSDPVFLVNDTLTVPAGTSSFDIADLTLLANDQPEGDLRIISFTPTAEGSLARNGADDGFVYQPAASFWTVGQDGFTYTAELISDPSQTGTGSVTLIAGTAGDPPDAVDDGPLEVSPDDLPFYMPNDLLLDNDSPAGDIEIISAGLEQPPVHGNLSAHLLGWTYSPTESFWTAGGDSFSYTIRKLSDPEATDTATVTLVALPDPPEAFPDSAVTTRDQSVEIDLLANDTGTAIVIHDLPQSPGFGAVENLGAGVVRYTPGAGETGTDGFTYRIRDAVNQISPAAAVDVTVLPFAAFDDALEVPQGLEGRLIPAFELLTNDLLISGSQIVAVTAPTHGSLVPAGLDLPGAYVYQPAASFWTAGSDSFVYTLESPSYPGVTVSATVTLDAGAQAAVFEADHEEGDLSDWDTLEGGTAADAAASLVGNTGLGITLNGHFRDSWAAATLPQMQNHLHGQWVMDLAAISGQEGRHGLFELAHGASPVLTLQLVPQSVGHGLRLVAQEDAGEHTGLMTVVPGGPRIVAVEWWAAAEPGADDGGYRLWVDGSLIEEVTNLDNDEQVVDRVRSGGLRGSEGYLLGALRFDHVQLWRGSGSFVPLFADGAESGDLAAWSSTAAPGKTSIGATAAAALDGVFGIATTFEGTTHRAYVEDDSPSNAQVLSAFLRLDPNSIGLAAGTGHVILQCGRDATDQALQVKLYANAGGYLLRFQARLDDGSWALLPSGGWVSLSDAPHTVRLDWRASFFGGADNGEAQLWVDGVSQGAVTGLANASRAVDSCRLGAVVGVDASTSGTLYLDDYRAWR, from the coding sequence ATGCGACCACGATTCTTATTCTCAGCCTTGATCCTCGGCCTCGTCACCCTCGGGTGGCCTGGGCTGGCTTTCGCGGCCTCGGTGCCCGACGCCCGGGACGATCAAGTATCCGGCAGCCCAGGGCAGAGCTTCCTCATCGATGTTCTAGCCAACGACACCGACGCCGACGGCAAGGCTTTGTATGTCGTCGACGTGACCACCGGCTGCGCCGGCACGGTGACCAACCTCGGGGACGGCACTCTGCTCTATGAATCGGTGGCGGGGGAGAGCTCCTGCCAGATCACCTACTCCGTGACCGACACTCCCAATGCCACCGGCGTGGACGATACGGCGGTGGTGGTAGTGGATTTTCCCTTCAGCGACCCCGTCTTCCTGGTCAACGACACCCTGACGGTGCCGGCGGGGACCTCTTCCTTCGACATCGCGGACCTGACCTTGTTGGCCAATGATCAGCCGGAGGGGGATCTGCGCATCATCTCTTTCACCCCCACCGCCGAAGGCTCCCTCGCCCGCAACGGCGCCGACGACGGCTTCGTCTACCAGCCGGCGGCCTCTTTTTGGACCGTCGGGCAGGACGGCTTCACCTACACCGCGGAGCTGATCAGCGACCCCTCCCAGACCGGCACTGGCAGCGTCACGCTGATCGCCGGGACGGCGGGCGATCCTCCGGACGCGGTGGACGACGGGCCGCTGGAGGTGAGTCCCGACGATCTGCCCTTCTACATGCCCAACGATCTGCTGCTGGACAACGATTCTCCCGCCGGGGATATCGAGATCATCAGCGCCGGCTTGGAACAGCCGCCGGTTCACGGCAACCTTTCGGCCCACCTTCTCGGCTGGACCTACTCGCCGACGGAGAGCTTCTGGACCGCCGGCGGTGATTCTTTCAGCTACACCATCCGCAAGCTCAGCGATCCGGAGGCCACCGACACTGCCACCGTGACCCTGGTGGCGCTGCCGGATCCGCCGGAGGCCTTCCCCGACAGCGCCGTCACCACCCGCGACCAGAGCGTGGAGATCGATCTGCTGGCCAACGATACGGGCACGGCCATCGTGATCCACGACTTGCCCCAGTCGCCGGGCTTCGGCGCGGTGGAGAACCTGGGGGCCGGGGTGGTGCGCTACACCCCCGGCGCTGGCGAGACCGGCACCGACGGCTTCACCTACCGGATTCGCGATGCCGTCAACCAGATCTCGCCGGCCGCGGCGGTGGATGTGACGGTCCTGCCTTTCGCGGCTTTCGACGATGCCCTGGAAGTGCCCCAGGGGTTGGAGGGGCGGCTGATTCCCGCCTTCGAGCTGCTCACCAACGACCTGCTGATCAGCGGTTCGCAGATCGTCGCCGTCACCGCTCCTACCCACGGCTCGTTGGTTCCGGCGGGGCTCGACCTGCCGGGGGCCTACGTCTACCAGCCGGCGGCGTCCTTCTGGACCGCCGGCAGCGACAGCTTCGTCTACACCCTGGAATCCCCGAGCTATCCCGGAGTGACGGTGTCGGCGACGGTCACCCTCGACGCCGGCGCTCAGGCCGCGGTCTTCGAGGCGGATCACGAAGAGGGGGATCTCTCCGATTGGGACACTCTCGAAGGCGGCACCGCCGCCGACGCGGCGGCGAGCCTGGTGGGGAACACCGGCTTGGGCATCACCCTCAACGGCCATTTCCGCGACAGCTGGGCGGCGGCCACGCTGCCTCAGATGCAGAACCATCTGCACGGCCAGTGGGTCATGGACCTGGCGGCGATCAGCGGTCAGGAGGGACGCCACGGTCTCTTCGAGCTCGCCCACGGCGCCTCGCCGGTGCTCACCCTGCAGCTGGTGCCCCAATCCGTCGGCCATGGCCTGCGGCTGGTGGCCCAGGAAGACGCTGGTGAGCACACGGGACTGATGACGGTGGTCCCCGGTGGACCGCGCATCGTCGCGGTGGAGTGGTGGGCCGCTGCCGAGCCGGGAGCCGACGACGGTGGCTACCGGCTGTGGGTGGACGGCTCGCTGATCGAAGAGGTCACCAACCTGGACAACGACGAGCAGGTGGTCGACCGGGTTCGTTCCGGCGGCCTGCGAGGCTCGGAGGGGTACCTCCTGGGCGCCCTGCGCTTCGACCACGTGCAGCTGTGGCGGGGGAGCGGGAGCTTTGTTCCTCTCTTCGCCGACGGGGCGGAGAGCGGTGATCTGGCGGCCTGGAGCTCCACCGCCGCTCCCGGCAAGACCTCCATCGGAGCGACCGCCGCGGCGGCCCTGGACGGAGTCTTCGGCATCGCCACCACCTTCGAGGGCACGACCCACCGGGCTTACGTCGAGGACGACTCGCCCTCCAATGCTCAGGTGCTCTCCGCCTTCCTGCGCCTCGACCCCAATTCCATCGGCCTCGCCGCCGGCACCGGTCACGTGATTCTGCAATGCGGCCGGGACGCCACCGACCAGGCGCTGCAGGTCAAGCTCTACGCCAACGCCGGTGGGTACCTCCTGCGGTTCCAGGCGCGGCTGGACGACGGCAGCTGGGCTCTGCTGCCCTCCGGGGGCTGGGTCTCGCTCTCCGATGCACCCCACACGGTGCGTCTGGACTGGCGTGCCAGCTTCTTCGGAGGAGCGGACAACGGCGAAGCCCAGCTGTGGGTGGACGGTGTCTCCCAGGGCGCCGTCACCGGCCTGGCCAACGCCAGCCGTGCCGTCGACAGCTGCCGCCTAGGTGCGGTAGTGGGCGTCGATGCGAGCACTTCCGGAACCCTCTACCTGGACGACTACCGTGCGTGGCGCTGA